GCACCCATCACTGTGTTATCTAAGGAGCCTTGTAACATTTAAGTTGAGACCTTAAAAATCTCAGTGAGAGAAACCAACACAACTCTTCCCTGCTGCTTGCATCTTTACTAGCCAATCAGGATTTAATCAGTTGGGAAGACTTGGGCAAAGGCCTATATCTTGCAATTCTGGAAGTGGCTAGGTTAGTACTTCTGCAGGGAGCGAATCCCGGGGGCCTGGAAGTGCTACCAAGAAAATTCTGCCACTACCACTTGGTTTACCTCTAGAGCAGGGgtaatcaatttattttttgtcaaggtccacatTTCTTGATCAAGGTAGAGTCAGggtccagacttcagagaaaataatacaaacaaataacaatgataataaataaataaaaagatttcagagtCTGTTCAAAAGCGCCTgatggtctggatttggcccgcgGTCCACCTGCTGACTAGCCCTGCTCTAgaagtatgtcttcactgcacagttcaACTCAGGTGAGGGGTGCCTGGGTTAGCTTAGCCCAGGAATGAGCATCTCCACTGGAAAGCCCTAGCCACATTACTGCATCCTCGCTGTTTCTGCacttgtctgtgtgtgtctgggaaTATATCCAgtggttctttgtgctgagatgctctgattctttcccagtcagttgccaattgtgggagaacttgtctgttctGCAGGGACAACTGTGGGAAGGGGTTTGGCAGATTATCAGCATTCcagtgatttggggggggggggggtgtggggaggatgTCTGCATTCTCACTACAAAGTGGGTGTGTTCCAGCCAGAGTTAAAGCAGAGCTAGCCTGGGCTTAAGACACTGAAAACCCATGTCAGAAGTTTTTGTGTGTGGCTGCTAAAGGGTGAAGGTTAAAACCTTCATAAGACCCCAAGTTAACTGTGCAGTTGAAGAAGATACCCCCCAGACATCAGATTCCAGCATTCTTGATAAGAGTAGGTCATGTGGTGGGTTGGAGGTGAGGTGATTCTTGGACCTGATAACCTCTACTGGTATCTTGTTCTCACTGCATTGCTCTGTGGTATCAGAACAAATGGTGGCTGTACCATGCCTAGAAACATTGGTTACACTGGTTGGTGCCTCATTACCAGCCATTTATTTCAGTCCGTTATTTTTCTTTGATATTCTGCCTGAaagcctttgtttcctttttgctaGTGTTTGAGTGGTATGTGGAATAGTTTTGTTTGGGCCTCGGTCCTCTGAAGTGTGGGGCTGGGTTGTTAGGGATTGCTCGGGTATCTGCGGCACTATTGTGAATTTCTCTAGCACCTTCCATTAAGGATCCCTCTTAGGTGGGGAAGTATTAATGTCATCTCTGTTGTACAGCAGGGGAAGCACAGAGtgtgtgacttgtccaaggttgtACAGGCTCTGCCACTTTGCCCTACTCCCCTAAATCCCCCCACTCCCCGCACTATTTAGCCTTTCCTTAAGAGGCCATTTGCCCAGCCTCCATCTTCTACAGCATGTATGTTTGTCCTACACCCTTCTAGATCTTTGACAAAACATGCACAATGGCACCCAGTGCACTCTGCTTCAGCAACAGTGAATCTTGCAGTGTGATGTCACCCTGGAACAGTACAATATACAGTGATACTGAAAGCTATGATGTCATACTATGAATGGTAACACCTTCATAGGAAATGTCTATTACAGCAAATGCCCTCCATGGTCCTTGGATTTGCTTTTCTGTCTGAAGAACAGGGGAAGAAAACGGTATAAGGGATTATAATATAAATCCATTGCGTTGTTTTGCTTACTGTGGAATGAAATTCCATTTGGCATCTCTTAAAATAAAGAACACCACCCCAGCTAAGTAGCCTATTGTCTTTATAGTTTGCTCGAGATGGGGAACAGGGTTCTGGTAATGTACATAAACCTGTCAAGCTTTTCATTATCAATATAAGTGAGAGCAAAGCCTTATTGAAAATACTGGGTCTGTGGTATATCTGGAGGGTAGTTCACTTCTGATGTGTTACTAGAGAGAACGTATGGATTCTGGATTCTGCACTGCAGCCAACTTCTTCCTAGGCAACTGGGGGTTTGGGATGAGACTTTAATTGATGGTTGCTGCATGTGACCAAAGTCCATATTCTATTATCTTGGCACAAAAATATCCTCTGTGCCACAGACAGTAACTTGGTCTTGCTTCACTTTAAAGTTAAGCTTTGTGGTCGACCATGAACGCTAGTGGCCCTGGATATCCATTAGCTTCTTTGTATGTGGGAGATCTTCACACAGATGTGACCGAAGCCATGCTGTATGAGAAGTTCTCACCTGCTGGACCGATCATGTCCATCAGAGTTTGTCGGGATGTTGCCACGCGTCGATCGCTCGGTTATGCCTACATAAATTTTCAGCAGCCTGCTGATGGTAAGCCTGATAAAACTTAACCTAtggaaagttgttttttaaatctgtggTTTGGGATGGGGTGTGAGGGCTGATTACATGGGTCACGTTAAGGCTaccaggtttaaaataaatgctgACTTAATGCTTTGTTTTCACTTGGATCTAGTCTAAACCTATCCTGGGTTCTTACATGGTGCCCGTCAGCGTGGTATCTGAGTGTCTGATCACATGTGTGCACCTAGatagagggtgggaggggagacaccAGGGACCCTACAGTTGAGTTTTGTACCCAGGTGAAAAAGTCAACATACATGAATAACCTTCCTCCAAGCGCTCAAAGGTACATTTGACTTGATTGTCCTCCTCTGagagcagagcaggggaaagTAGTATTGCCGTGTGTGTGTTCACGATGACAGTGACAAACTGTACGGGACTCTCATTTTCTAGCATCAGAACTGCTAGGCAGGGATTTGTTCTCATTTTAACTAAGATGTtgctgaagtaaatggcaaaacctCTAAGACACCTTTGATTTTTGGAATGAGGTTACAGCTGGTGAAGGGTGCCAGGTCGGTAGcactggagactgaaatcctctatTGCTCAAAGCAGAAGCAACTTTGTTCCATTTTACTGTGAATGACAAATGGGGAGTTTTCTTCAGTGCTAATGGGCAGAAGGATTCTCAGATTCCTGTAGATGAGCCTTGGGCAGCTACATGATCAGAGCCCATCGCCTGACTCTTCTGTTGTACGTTACTAGAGGACTGTCTGGTGTGTCTACGGTGGCTTGCAATATAGCTCCTAGGCTGCCTCTCTGGTTGTGATTTAATGGGGTCTTTTTCCCAACGCTGAGACtagaaaataacacttccctgcTCCTTGTAACAATTTGATCATGCAGACAGCCAGTGTTACAGTAGGTGGAATATCAGGCCATGTCACAATTCTTCTCTCCTTGTAATTGTCTTCACTTGTTCATAATAAATGTGCATGTTTCCTGCCAGCTGAGAGGGCCTTGGACACCATGAATTTTGAAGTGATCAAAGGTCGGCCCATTCGAATCATGTGGTCCCAGCGAGATCCTGGCCTCAGGAAATCAGGGGTTGGAAATGTCTTTATCAAGAATCTGGATGACTCCATTGACAACAAAGCCTTGTACGATACATTCTCAGCCTTTGGGAATATCCTTTCTTGCAAGGTACGTATGTTTTCGCTGCAAGAACAAGATTTATCCTAGGACTTGCCTGCACTTTGTTACAAGGGTTGTCAAACTGGTTGAGATCTGAATTCTCTTTGCATCGCTTTGTGTGGTTTTCTTTAAATTTTCACCCGCTAAGTGAATAGAAGACTTAAAGGGTTATTGGGGAGGACCGCTGCTATCTTATTTCCACTGGCAAAGGAAGCTGGACGCAACTTGCTCCAGAGCTGATGCACTCTCACTcggctggaagggatctcctgAGAGCAGTGCAGACCACTTCCTATCtcaggtgctcagcacatttCCTCAATGGTGTTTCCAGCTTCTGTCAACCCTGGGAGCTGAGCTTGTGACCTATATTCTTATCTCCCCACGTGACAGTGTGCCATGAACATGGGGCTCTAGGTATTGTAGCTTGGTGAAAAGCAGATGACAGTGAGGCTGAATGTTCCTTGGCAATGGGACTTGGGTTTGGCATGGGTGGCTGCTAGGGATTTCTGCCCGGGCTTGTAGGGGGTAGGGGAGGTCTGCCTTCTGTTTTTCAGGGCTCTTCAGTGTCTGGCTCTGCCTCTCTCTTGGCAGGTGGTTTGTGATGAGAACGGATCCCGCGGTTATGGCTTTGTTCACTTTGAGACCCATGAGGCCGCAAATCGGGCCATTGACACCATGAACGGGATGCTGCTCAATGACCGCAAGGTgtaagtggggagggggggatccTCATTTTGTGCTGCTTCTCCCTTCAATAGCCCTCTCTGAATGTGGCCTTTGTATAGTAACTAGACTCTTGGTTATCGGTATTTGCTCAGTGTGGTGTAGCATAATCAGCATTGCTCAGTGGGCAAACATGCTCCTTGTTAGGGCCTATGCTGTTTCTGCCCTtttttcactgggctttggagtTATGCTGATGATCCTGGTAGGATTGTATGGAGGCTGAGAGCTGCTGGCACAGGGCGAACAAATCCCTAGTCCAGGTGAGAGCAGGCATACATCATGTTGGTGATGCAGCACCGCAGATgtccagaggtctgtactggtcCCTGACTCCCTAAGAATTCAGTTTAAGAGAACGTGGAAGAAAGAGGATTTAgccttctccagtcctctcttcccctcccctcctgtgaagGACCTCAGCGTTCTTGGATCTAGTGAGCTCTAGATCGCTGCCTGTGTATTGTCATTGCTGCCCAGCTGGGATGCGGGGGCAGGGATCCTCTGAGGGTGGAGCTGGCCctgcagggaggaggggcagacCGTACACCATCTAGGAGCGGGAGAaggcaaataattgaattctgtTAGGATCTGCTTGATCCGGTGAGATCCCCTGAGCAATGCCTGGTATGAGATGGCTCTTAGATTGTGCGCTCCTTGGAGCAGAGACCGTCTGTTGTTCTGTGTCTTTACAGCCCCCAGCAAAGGGGGCCCTGTGCTAACTAAGGCCTCCGGGTGCTACTGCAGCATTAATGTTAAGTAACAATAGTCAGTGTCTGTGGGGATAGGGGGAGTATGCAAGTAGGATCTGCTCAGGTTGCTGAGATGCAAAAATACACAGTCGTTACTAGTGATAAAGCGACAGTCACCATTAGAAGCAACTCTACTGGCTCCCatgtcttttttcccctggcCAATGGATGTCTGGTGAAGATTCACATTCCTCCGTTTACTTTCTGCAGCTTTGTCGGCCATTTTAAATCCCGCAGAGAGCGGGAGGCAGAATTTGGGGCACGAGCGATGGAATTCACCAATGTCTATATCAAGAACTTTGGGGATGATATGGATGATGACAGACTGCGGGAAATATTCTCCAAGTTTGGTGAGTAGCGTTTCTACAGCAAAATCTGCACAGTGGATGGTGAATTGGAGGCAGTGGGACCAAGGAGTATGTTCAAGGGGAAGAGCCTGAGTGAGGAGTTAGATCTCTTCTCTTATTTATATAATAGTTTTAGTGGTAACACTTATCCAAGAACAAACCCAGCTGAGGAGATCACCAGTCATTCCAAATGACTGCAGTGGTCTCGTGCAGCTTTGCAGAACTGTCATTAATTTAATCACTGATTACCTGCTCTTGACCATGATGATGGAGGATGACTGGTAGCTTTTCAAAACaaacttgctttttaaaacaaaccacaaacAATTGCCCTCCCCAGACAAGTGAGTCAGTAGAACTTCTCAGAGCTGTGCCAGAGAATGGAATCCAGTTACAGAAAGGTAAATGTCCTTTAAATCTCTTTAAATTACTAGTCtgaatttaaaagcaaaagttATTCTTTCCTCTGGGTCTCTCAGTGGGTTGTGACTGTCTCCTTGGTTCCTGGAACAAGGTCTGTTCGATGTTGAGTCCTGAGCACACTGTTGGTACTTGAGAAATACTAAATAATCTAGGATTTCTGTAGTGCCTTTCATCTGTGCTTCTCAAAGGCTGTGTTTCTGTGACTAGATTCCTCACACTAAGGTAGATGGGAATATTTGTCTCAGTTTTGTAGATGAGGAACCTGAGGCACCAGAACTTGTCttactgtgtaaccttgggcatcaggaactgaacccaggtctgctgTGCCAACCAGTAGATATGTTGGGTTATGACTTGTCTGGCTGTATAGCTCCTGTGAGCACCTTGCTAGTGGGGAGGGCTTGGAGAAACCAAGCTAGTGAGTTGGGGTGCCTGTATCTACCAGCATTGTGTCACTCCTGTTAGCCAGGATGCCTTAGCTGGCAGAGGAACGTCCACACTGCAGTAGACACTTGTCATCGCCCCCATTCTGCACCAGTGTATTTTTGGAGTCACCCTAACATGTGGATCTCCTTGGACTGCTGCCACTGCCCCCACATCACTCAGCACTGGCCTGTGGTCTAACAAAGCAGGAGATTTGTGGGCGGAGGAGGCAGGGGTGATTGCCTCAAGCTGTGAGCAGAGACCTTGGTGGACAGTATCTTTCTGCTCCAGGCTGTTTTCAGGCACTGCACTCTTCTGTTTGCAGGGAAGACGCTGAGCGTCAGAGTTATGATGGACGATACCGGTCGCTCGAAAGGGTTCGGGTTTGTCAACTTTGAGAAGCACGAAGAAGCCCAGAAGGCAAGAGGGTCTTTGCTTTATATATTTAATTGAATCTGTGACATTTAGAGGCCTGGCTGGGCCTTTATTCTCATGAGCAGGAGTTGACTGGTGCCAGCTGCTGAAATGCAACTAACCGATCTGTTAGTGTGAAAGATTCCATAACTTCCAAGTCCTGTCGCTTCTTGTTAACAACGTGTGTTTGGGTGGCCAGTGAGTCTGTCTGGGCAGTCATCCTAGGCAAAGGGAAGCTCTTATCTGCCCTGTTATCCAAACTTGGAAGCAAAGCTGCTTTTATACCTTTTATTTTGAAAGATCTCTAATagcagtggggggaaataaaGCCTACACCAAGGGGGCTGGaagggtgctggggctgtggtTTCTTTTTGTGCTTAGACTTGGGATCGTCTCCTGGCAGGCTGTGGCAGACATGAACGGGAAGCAGATCAATGGCCGGATGGTGTACGTTGGCCGAGCTCAGAAAAGGATGGAGCGTCAGAGTGAACTGAAGCGTAAATTTGAACAGATCAAACAGGAAAGAGTGAGCAGATACCAGGTAATGGGAAAGAAATGGAGGTGCCTCATGCCATGTGCCTGTTTGCTCTCTGGCACGGTTGCCAGATGGAGTAACAGCATGGGATGTCTCTGCTGAGCCTCCTAGCCTCAAAGGGAAGCTTTCAGGCATTCCAGATACAAAGGCATGGCCGTTGCtgagtgagcacttttgaaaatcccaatggCAGCTAGCATCTCTCTCAGGGCAATGAGCCTCCTTGCTTGCCCAGTGTGCTGGGATTTCATATATCTGCATTTGTGGCACTGGATCCTTAAAGGAGCCAGTCCAGTTCCGTGCGTTACACACTCCTCCGGGGCATGACTTATAGGCGACACCTACAAGTGAGGAGTGTATAAAACCAGTGTGGTCCTAAACCCCCACGGGAAGTCAGTGACTTCACTGTATCTGCCACATACTTTTATGCCCAGAAAAAAAGGGAGGATTTGTATTAATAGTTAGTTGCAAATATGGTCTTCTGGGAAGGAGTCAGTAAGACACAGCAGAACAAGTTCCTAATGGAACATTTATTGTGGGCCTTCTGTAGCCATCCTGAGTTTTGGGATGTTTGCTGTACCTTTCTGGAGAAATCTAGTTATAGCACTGTCTGTTCTTAGGGAGTGAATTTATATGTGAAGAACCTGGATGATGGTATTGATGATGAGCGGCTGAGGAAGGAGTTCTCTCCATATGGTACCATTACTAGTGCAAAGGTAAGAGAACTGGGCTACCACGGGGAGTCTAATTCACAAGGCATTAGATCCTAAATGGCCACTGATCTCGATCTGGTGGTGCTTTATGGGGCACTGGTACTGAACATAGCAAGTCCTAGACTTTGGATCTGCGTAAGCCTCAGTCCCCAGCCCTTGAGTTGTGACTGGCTTGCATTGTCGCCTGTAGCTTTTCAGATTATGCAAATAAATCACTAATACTCCCTGCTGCTGTGGGAGACTCTTATCTGCTGCTTCTGCAGTGctcgcagcccctgctagcccagggaACTCGGGTCAGGAATCCAGCTCCGATGTGTCCCCCACCTCAACCGCATGTGACCACATGCTAGGCTGCTACTAGAGCTGTTGTTTTTTGAAGTCAGCTGGAAATAGGTGCTAGAAATAGACACTTAGAAAAAATCACCCTTGATTATTACATGTGACTTACACTGTATGATGGCTGCACCCAGGGCTCCTGCCTCCAACCTTGCTTGAAAGAAATCAGTCCCACACAGCCCCTAGAGCCTCAGGCCACACTGTCGGTTGCCTCTGAGGCTGGCTGCTGTCCActgtctccctccctgctcaCGTCCCCACCTGTGATGACAGCTCTGTGTGATATGCGGATGGAGTGCCTGGCATTCAGTGGACTTTGTTGTGTTCTAATCTAATTTTAGGTGATGACAGAGGGTGGACACAGcaaagggtttgggtttgtaTGTTTTTCCTCCCCAGAAGAGGCTACCAAGGCCGTGACGGAAATGAACGGACGGATCGTCAGCACCAAGCCTTTGTACGTCGCCCTCGCTcaaagaaaggaggaaagaaaagcgATTCTCACCAACCAGTATATGCAGAGACTGGCCACCATGAGGGCCCTGCCTGGCCCTCTCCTTGGCTCCTTCCAGGCACCCACAGGGTACTTCTTGCCTGCCATCCCACAGGTGAGGCCCCATCCATCCCTCTGGGAGGGGCTCATCAGCAGACCAATAGGGAGTCTGAGGAGCTTGCCTCGGGCCAGATTCACCTGTCTTTGGGATGGGAGGGGTGTATTTGATTCTTTGGCACCTCAGCATCTTCAGCACTGAGAATAATTGAACCAAATAGCTTGTTTTGGGACCCTAAAGTTGACAAACCAAAGATTGTCATTCTAGGGATGTCAGAGCTACAGGTGTCATTCTGAGTGGTGCTCTGTTCCAAGCACTCAGCCTTGCCGTCCTTCAACCCCTGACACACCAAGCTGATGCAGAATTGGTTACCATTAGAGTCTGTCCTGATCATCTGTCTGCTTATCAGA
This genomic interval from Lepidochelys kempii isolate rLepKem1 chromosome 13, rLepKem1.hap2, whole genome shotgun sequence contains the following:
- the PABPC1L gene encoding polyadenylate-binding protein 1-like isoform X2, with the translated sequence MNASGPGYPLASLYVGDLHTDVTEAMLYEKFSPAGPIMSIRVCRDVATRRSLGYAYINFQQPADAERALDTMNFEVIKGRPIRIMWSQRDPGLRKSGVGNVFIKNLDDSIDNKALYDTFSAFGNILSCKVVCDENGSRGYGFVHFETHEAANRAIDTMNGMLLNDRKVFVGHFKSRREREAEFGARAMEFTNVYIKNFGDDMDDDRLREIFSKFGKTLSVRVMMDDTGRSKGFGFVNFEKHEEAQKAVADMNGKQINGRMVYVGRAQKRMERQSELKRKFEQIKQERVSRYQGVNLYVKNLDDGIDDERLRKEFSPYGTITSAKKRLPRP
- the PABPC1L gene encoding polyadenylate-binding protein 1-like isoform X3 — its product is MNASGPGYPLASLYVGDLHTDVTEAMLYEKFSPAGPIMSIRVCRDVATRRSLGYAYINFQQPADAERALDTMNFEVIKGRPIRIMWSQRDPGLRKSGVGNVFIKNLDDSIDNKALYDTFSAFGNILSCKVVCDENGSRGYGFVHFETHEAANRAIDTMNGMLLNDRKVFVGHFKSRREREAEFGARAMEFTNVYIKNFGDDMDDDRLREIFSKFGKTLSVRVMMDDTGRSKGFGFVNFEKHEEAQKAVADMNGKQINGRMVYVGRAQKRMERQSELKRKFEQIKQERVSRYQGVNLYVKNLDDGIDDERLRKEFSPYGTITSAKRLPRP
- the PABPC1L gene encoding polyadenylate-binding protein 1-like isoform X1, with protein sequence MNASGPGYPLASLYVGDLHTDVTEAMLYEKFSPAGPIMSIRVCRDVATRRSLGYAYINFQQPADAERALDTMNFEVIKGRPIRIMWSQRDPGLRKSGVGNVFIKNLDDSIDNKALYDTFSAFGNILSCKVVCDENGSRGYGFVHFETHEAANRAIDTMNGMLLNDRKVFVGHFKSRREREAEFGARAMEFTNVYIKNFGDDMDDDRLREIFSKFGKTLSVRVMMDDTGRSKGFGFVNFEKHEEAQKAVADMNGKQINGRMVYVGRAQKRMERQSELKRKFEQIKQERVSRYQGVNLYVKNLDDGIDDERLRKEFSPYGTITSAKVMTEGGHSKGFGFVCFSSPEEATKAVTEMNGRIVSTKPLYVALAQRKEERKAILTNQYMQRLATMRALPGPLLGSFQAPTGYFLPAIPQPPTTRLPQS
- the PABPC1L gene encoding polyadenylate-binding protein 1-like isoform X4 codes for the protein MNASGPGYPLASLYVGDLHTDVTEAMLYEKFSPAGPIMSIRVCRDVATRRSLGYAYINFQQPADAERALDTMNFEVIKGRPIRIMWSQRDPGLRKSGVGNVFIKNLDDSIDNKALYDTFSAFGNILSCKVVCDENGSRGYGFVHFETHEAANRAIDTMNGMLLNDRKVFVGHFKSRREREAEFGARAMEFTNVYIKNFGDDMDDDRLREIFSKFGKTLSVRVMMDDTGRSKGFGFVNFEKHEEAQKAVADMNGKQINGRMVYVGRAQKRMERQSELKRKFEQIKQERVSRYQGVNLYVKNLDDGIDDERLRKEFSPYGTITSAKVMTEGGHSKGFGFVCFSSPEEATKAVTEMNGRIVSTKPLYVALAQRKEERKAILTNQYMQRLATMRALPGPLLGSFQAPTGYFLPAIPQPQTRATFYSPSPVAPVRPAPRWSTQPSRPPSTYHTATPILRAAAPPRRLLSNISTMRQASTQVPRVPPHAQRVANIGTQTLGARAPTSPALLRGVPQYKYSSAVRNIQPMGNVAPMLVQQAGEPAVHIHGQEPLTASMLAAAPPQEQKQMLGERLYPLIHAMHASLAGKITGMLLEIDNSELLLMLESPESLHSKIEEAVAVLQAHQATESSLNSSAATFLL